A window of Christiangramia forsetii KT0803 contains these coding sequences:
- a CDS encoding endonuclease/exonuclease/phosphatase family protein: MSIRKAIYYFVILVSTVVIIASLLSLIYDLPYWYSKLLDFPRLQYFILGIVCSIFYVILTKKWNWLSIFLGLGLVVSLWIQSIRIFPYWIGEKVVSDAGDTISVKNSVSILLANVLISNRKSEKFIKVVKEANPDIILAMEVNQWWLDELENLKQDYPHVIKQPNEVAYGMALYSKFPIKNAQIKYLKHKNVPSFQGRVELGSGKEFMLYAVHPVAPMPSDEYPDNVGEEEIELISVGKSVSKNQMPSIVAGDFNDVSWSNTSRLFENNGKLNNVRLGRGLYNTFDANSSIMKWPLDHYYVTKEFKLIDIRLLDKIGSDHFPIYAKFLLDE, encoded by the coding sequence ATGAGTATAAGAAAAGCGATTTATTATTTCGTAATTCTCGTTAGTACTGTTGTAATAATAGCAAGTCTTCTATCTCTCATTTATGATTTACCTTATTGGTATTCAAAATTGCTGGATTTTCCCCGATTACAGTACTTTATTCTAGGTATCGTTTGTTCTATTTTCTATGTTATCTTAACAAAAAAATGGAACTGGCTTAGCATTTTTCTCGGCCTTGGTTTGGTAGTGTCTTTATGGATCCAATCTATTCGTATATTTCCGTATTGGATTGGAGAGAAAGTTGTATCCGATGCCGGTGATACTATTTCAGTAAAAAACTCCGTGAGTATTTTACTGGCTAATGTTTTAATTTCTAATCGCAAGAGCGAAAAGTTCATAAAAGTAGTTAAAGAGGCTAATCCAGATATAATTTTAGCGATGGAAGTTAATCAATGGTGGTTAGATGAACTTGAAAATTTAAAGCAAGATTACCCCCATGTAATAAAGCAACCGAATGAGGTGGCCTACGGAATGGCTTTGTATTCAAAATTTCCGATAAAAAATGCTCAAATCAAATATTTAAAACACAAAAATGTACCATCTTTTCAAGGGCGCGTAGAATTAGGTTCAGGAAAGGAATTTATGCTTTATGCAGTACATCCGGTAGCTCCAATGCCAAGTGATGAGTATCCCGATAATGTTGGCGAAGAAGAAATTGAGCTAATAAGTGTAGGTAAATCTGTATCGAAAAACCAGATGCCTTCAATTGTTGCAGGAGACTTTAATGATGTTTCATGGTCTAATACATCAAGATTGTTTGAAAATAACGGAAAATTAAATAATGTAAGGCTGGGTAGAGGTTTATACAATACTTTCGATGCAAACTCCAGTATTATGAAATGGCCATTAGATCATTATTACGTAACTAAGGAATTTAAACTGATAGATATAAGACTATTGGATAAGATAGGATCTGATCATTTCCCTATCTATGCTAAATTCTTATTGGATGAATAG
- the gldF gene encoding gliding motility-associated ABC transporter permease subunit GldF gives MLAILNKEIQSFFSSLTGYLVIGLFLIACGFFLFVFSGGYNILDSGFADLKPFFNLAPWIFLFLIPAISMKSFADEKRMGTMEILLTKPIGIWKLITGKYLGVLFLVILAIIPTLLYVLTISQLGRPQGNFDVGATIGSYIGLVFLGGCYAAIGIFASSLSSNQIVSFLLGVFLCFVCYYAFEGLAQTNIFGTSSYILESFGISFHYKSISRGVVDTRDLIYFLSLIFLFLKLTEINLSATKNRR, from the coding sequence ATGCTTGCGATATTAAATAAAGAAATACAATCCTTTTTCTCTTCCCTTACGGGATACCTGGTGATTGGTCTTTTTCTTATTGCCTGCGGATTCTTTCTATTTGTATTTTCAGGCGGTTACAATATTCTGGATAGCGGTTTTGCCGATCTCAAACCCTTCTTTAACCTGGCACCGTGGATATTTTTATTTCTGATTCCTGCGATTTCCATGAAAAGCTTTGCTGATGAAAAACGAATGGGAACCATGGAGATTCTGCTTACCAAACCCATCGGAATTTGGAAGCTGATTACCGGAAAATATTTAGGCGTTCTCTTTTTAGTGATTCTGGCAATTATTCCTACGCTGCTTTATGTTTTAACTATAAGTCAGCTTGGAAGACCACAAGGAAATTTTGATGTGGGAGCCACTATTGGTTCTTATATCGGATTAGTTTTTCTTGGGGGTTGTTATGCAGCGATCGGGATTTTTGCCTCCAGTTTATCCTCCAATCAAATCGTTTCATTTTTACTTGGAGTTTTTCTATGCTTCGTTTGTTATTATGCTTTTGAAGGTCTTGCTCAAACCAACATTTTCGGTACTTCAAGTTATATTCTTGAATCCTTCGGAATTAGTTTTCATTATAAAAGTATAAGCCGGGGTGTGGTAGACACCCGCGATCTTATCTATTTTCTAAGTTTAATATTTCTGTTTTTAAAACTGACAGAGATCAATCTTTCAGCAACAAAGAACCGGCGATAA
- the gldG gene encoding gliding motility-associated ABC transporter substrate-binding protein GldG, with product MKKPKKIKSILILLVILVAANFLASEFYLRFDLTQDQRYSLSPAAKEIVADVKQPVIFDVFLEGNFPSEFRRLQNETRQMLEEFSAYNRNIKVNFVDPLAEGGDAHAIAEEFYKMGMTPARLNVQENGKNSESIIFPWAIANYGDKTIKIPLLKNQIGATDEERVNASVQQLEYVFADGLSKLIYPREKKIAVMRGNGELPDSQIADFVKTIQEYYFMAPFTLDSAATNPEKTMADLKEYDLILEPKPTQAYSENEKYILDQYLMHGGKMLWLAEVTNMETDSLFNNRGAAIALPRNLNLGDYFFSYGIRINPELINDLYSAPIILASGSGQNTRFNPYPWFYSPLTSSPNEHPIINNIEAVKFEYANPIDTLTNNIEKTILLSSSPRTRLEGVPAQISLDMVGEKPDVSLYNSGEQPLVVLLEGEFTSVYKNRVKPFKISNHRDKGVDSKMLVVSDGDVIKNDIRDGKAMELGFQRYTGNTYGNKEFLLNAVNYLLDDTGLIDIRSKKIKLAFLDKEKAAAQREQWQLINLAGPIILLLIFGIAFRYYRKQKYVK from the coding sequence ATGAAGAAACCAAAAAAGATAAAATCCATACTTATTTTATTGGTTATTCTTGTAGCTGCAAATTTCCTGGCTTCAGAGTTCTACCTGAGATTCGATCTCACCCAGGATCAGAGATACAGCCTCTCCCCTGCAGCCAAAGAAATAGTTGCAGATGTAAAACAGCCGGTAATTTTCGATGTCTTTCTGGAAGGTAATTTCCCTTCAGAATTCAGAAGACTTCAGAATGAGACCCGCCAGATGCTGGAAGAGTTTTCAGCCTATAACCGAAATATAAAAGTCAATTTTGTAGATCCCTTAGCTGAAGGCGGAGATGCCCATGCCATTGCCGAAGAATTCTATAAAATGGGAATGACCCCCGCAAGGCTGAATGTTCAGGAAAATGGTAAAAACAGCGAAAGCATTATTTTCCCGTGGGCAATTGCAAATTATGGCGATAAAACGATAAAGATCCCATTGCTGAAAAATCAAATTGGTGCTACCGATGAAGAGCGTGTAAATGCTTCGGTACAACAACTGGAATATGTTTTTGCCGATGGATTAAGCAAGCTCATCTACCCTCGAGAAAAGAAGATCGCCGTGATGCGTGGAAACGGGGAACTGCCCGATAGTCAAATTGCCGATTTTGTAAAGACTATTCAGGAGTATTATTTTATGGCTCCGTTTACATTGGATTCCGCAGCAACTAATCCTGAAAAAACAATGGCAGATCTAAAGGAATATGATCTTATTCTGGAACCTAAGCCAACACAGGCATATTCAGAAAATGAAAAATATATACTGGACCAGTATTTAATGCATGGCGGGAAAATGTTATGGCTGGCTGAAGTTACTAATATGGAAACCGATAGCCTCTTCAACAATCGTGGAGCTGCCATTGCATTGCCAAGAAATCTTAACCTGGGTGACTATTTTTTCTCTTATGGTATTCGTATAAATCCAGAACTCATCAATGACCTCTACTCTGCCCCGATCATTCTTGCCAGCGGTAGTGGACAAAATACAAGGTTTAATCCTTACCCCTGGTTCTATAGTCCGTTAACAAGTTCTCCTAATGAACACCCTATTATCAACAATATTGAGGCTGTGAAATTTGAATATGCTAACCCTATAGATACCCTTACTAATAATATTGAAAAAACCATTCTTTTAAGTAGTTCCCCAAGAACCAGACTTGAAGGAGTTCCGGCACAGATAAGCCTCGATATGGTTGGCGAAAAACCTGATGTGAGTTTATACAATTCAGGGGAGCAGCCACTCGTTGTTTTGCTGGAAGGCGAATTTACATCGGTTTATAAGAATAGAGTAAAACCTTTTAAAATATCAAATCATCGGGATAAAGGAGTAGATTCAAAAATGCTGGTGGTTTCAGACGGGGATGTGATTAAGAATGATATACGGGACGGAAAAGCTATGGAACTGGGCTTTCAGCGATATACCGGAAATACCTACGGAAATAAGGAATTTCTGCTGAATGCGGTAAATTATTTATTAGATGATACCGGACTTATTGATATTCGTTCCAAAAAGATCAAGCTTGCATTTTTAGATAAGGAAAAAGCTGCTGCGCAAAGAGAACAATGGCAATTAATAAATCTTGCCGGCCCTATAATTCTCCTGTTAATCTTCGGAATTGCTTTCAGGTACTACAGAAAGCAGAAATATGTAAAGTAA
- a CDS encoding PhoH family protein, which yields MNELLIELSEISPREFFGQQNEHIELLKKYFPKLKIIARGSKIKVFGDEEMLEEFDKRFSMLMDHFGKYNKLDENTIERVLTSESEEDYNTSKESGEVLVHGVSGKAIRAQTANQRKLVELSKKNDLIFAIGPAGTGKTYTGVALAVKALKEKQVKKIILTRPAVEAGENLGFLPGDLKEKLDPYMQPLYDGLRDMIPAEKLEMFIEKGIIQIAPLAFMRGRTLDNAFVILDEAQNTTHAQMKMFLTRMGKSAKFMITGDPGQIDLPRRTISGLKEALLILKDVKGVGMVYLDDKDVIRHRLVKKIISAYKTIEHND from the coding sequence TTGAACGAACTTCTTATTGAACTCTCAGAAATTAGCCCTCGAGAATTTTTCGGGCAACAGAATGAACATATTGAACTTTTAAAAAAATATTTTCCAAAATTAAAGATTATTGCCAGAGGAAGTAAAATCAAGGTCTTTGGAGATGAAGAAATGCTGGAAGAATTCGATAAACGTTTTTCGATGCTTATGGATCATTTTGGAAAATACAATAAACTTGACGAGAATACCATTGAAAGGGTTCTAACCAGTGAGAGTGAAGAAGATTATAATACTTCTAAAGAAAGTGGGGAAGTACTGGTTCATGGAGTAAGCGGAAAGGCTATTAGGGCCCAAACAGCCAACCAACGTAAATTAGTAGAACTTTCTAAAAAGAATGATCTTATTTTCGCTATTGGACCTGCGGGAACCGGTAAAACCTATACAGGTGTCGCTCTTGCCGTAAAAGCATTAAAAGAGAAACAGGTTAAAAAAATAATTCTTACCAGACCTGCGGTAGAAGCAGGGGAAAATCTTGGTTTTTTACCAGGTGATCTTAAAGAAAAATTAGACCCTTATATGCAACCATTATATGATGGTTTGCGAGATATGATTCCTGCTGAAAAGTTAGAAATGTTCATAGAAAAAGGAATAATTCAAATTGCACCATTGGCTTTTATGCGTGGGCGTACCCTGGATAATGCTTTTGTGATTCTGGATGAAGCCCAGAATACCACGCACGCACAGATGAAAATGTTCTTAACCAGAATGGGTAAAAGCGCAAAATTTATGATCACGGGTGATCCCGGACAGATAGATCTTCCCAGAAGAACAATATCTGGTTTAAAGGAGGCGCTACTTATACTTAAAGACGTTAAAGGAGTCGGCATGGTGTACCTGGACGATAAGGATGTGATTCGTCACCGATTGGTGAAAAAGATAATTTCCGCATATAAAACAATAGAACACAACGATTAA
- a CDS encoding SAM hydrolase/SAM-dependent halogenase family protein — translation MAIITLTTDFGEKDYFAGAVKGAIYSELSDVKIVDISHSVSPFHISEAAYIIKNAYKSFPKGSIHIIGIDSELTPENKHLAVKLDEHYFICANNGILSLLASEIMPEKIVEINIHDKIQTNFPVLDVFVKVACHISRGGTLEVIGKSVSEIRHLKQFEPLINSEKDQILGHVIYVDNYGNVITNISRKLFESVGKGRDFKISARNVNFNMIYETYSHAINFNVEKENRKEEDGKKLAVFNSAGYIELAIYKSNPSTVGSAASLFGLEYLDTITVNFE, via the coding sequence ATGGCAATCATTACTTTAACGACCGATTTCGGAGAGAAAGATTATTTCGCTGGTGCGGTTAAAGGAGCTATCTACAGCGAACTTAGTGATGTTAAAATTGTTGATATTTCCCATTCGGTTTCTCCTTTTCATATTAGTGAAGCGGCATATATTATAAAGAATGCCTATAAAAGTTTCCCGAAAGGAAGCATCCATATTATTGGGATAGATTCTGAACTTACTCCGGAAAATAAGCACCTCGCCGTAAAACTGGATGAGCATTACTTTATTTGCGCCAATAACGGGATCCTTTCTTTACTGGCTTCAGAAATAATGCCTGAAAAGATCGTGGAAATCAATATTCATGATAAAATACAGACCAACTTCCCAGTGCTTGATGTGTTTGTTAAAGTTGCCTGTCACATTTCCCGTGGTGGAACCCTGGAAGTTATAGGTAAAAGCGTTAGCGAGATCAGGCATCTAAAACAGTTTGAGCCACTTATAAATTCTGAAAAAGACCAGATTCTGGGTCATGTGATTTATGTTGATAACTATGGAAATGTGATCACCAATATTTCCAGGAAATTATTTGAAAGTGTTGGTAAGGGACGAGATTTTAAAATTAGCGCCAGAAACGTGAATTTTAATATGATCTATGAAACTTACAGCCACGCCATTAATTTTAATGTAGAAAAAGAAAACCGAAAAGAAGAAGATGGTAAGAAGTTAGCTGTTTTTAATTCTGCCGGTTACATAGAACTGGCTATTTATAAAAGTAATCCAAGTACCGTGGGAAGTGCCGCTAGTCTATTCGGACTTGAGTATTTGGATACCATAACCGTAAATTTTGAATAG
- a CDS encoding phosphoribosylaminoimidazolesuccinocarboxamide synthase, producing the protein MSNTIIKTDFNFPGQQSVYKGKVRDVYFLENDLLAMIASDRLSAFDVVMPKGIPYKGQILNQIATKMMEKTSDIVPNWLEATPDPNVAIGKKCEPFKVEMVIRGYMSGHAAREYKAGKRELCGVAMPEGLKENDKFPQPIITPATKAEHGDHDEDISREDIIKKGIVAEGDYLKLEEYTRNLFQRGTEIAAQQDLILVDTKYEFGKTVDGEIVLIDEIHTPDSSRYFYKDGYEKRQENGEAQKQLSKEFVRQWLISNGFQGLEGQSVPEMSDEYIESVSERYIELYEKITGDTFEKADVSHIESRIQNNVESYLETR; encoded by the coding sequence ATGAGTAATACGATAATCAAAACAGATTTTAATTTTCCTGGTCAGCAATCAGTCTACAAAGGCAAAGTTCGAGATGTTTATTTTTTAGAAAATGACCTTCTTGCGATGATCGCTTCAGACAGGCTTTCAGCTTTTGACGTGGTAATGCCCAAAGGAATTCCTTATAAGGGGCAGATCCTTAACCAGATCGCTACCAAAATGATGGAGAAAACCAGTGACATTGTTCCAAACTGGCTGGAAGCAACACCAGACCCAAATGTTGCGATTGGAAAGAAATGTGAACCTTTTAAGGTTGAAATGGTGATTCGTGGTTATATGTCTGGTCACGCAGCCAGGGAATATAAAGCGGGAAAAAGGGAATTGTGCGGAGTTGCTATGCCTGAGGGTTTAAAAGAAAATGACAAATTTCCACAACCAATTATCACTCCTGCGACTAAGGCTGAACATGGTGATCATGATGAAGACATTTCCCGAGAGGATATTATAAAGAAAGGAATCGTTGCTGAAGGAGATTACTTGAAACTTGAAGAATATACAAGGAATTTATTTCAACGAGGAACTGAAATTGCAGCCCAACAGGATCTTATTCTGGTGGATACAAAATACGAATTCGGAAAAACTGTGGATGGAGAAATAGTTCTTATTGATGAGATCCATACACCTGATTCTTCAAGGTATTTCTACAAAGATGGTTATGAAAAGCGACAGGAAAACGGAGAAGCTCAAAAGCAATTATCCAAGGAATTTGTTCGTCAATGGTTAATTTCTAACGGATTCCAGGGCTTAGAAGGACAATCTGTTCCAGAAATGAGTGATGAGTATATCGAATCTGTTTCAGAAAGATATATTGAACTCTATGAGAAAATCACAGGAGATACATTTGAAAAGGCTGATGTTTCCCATATAGAATCTCGAATTCAGAATAATGTGGAATCATATTTAGAAACTCGTTAA
- the mnmE gene encoding tRNA uridine-5-carboxymethylaminomethyl(34) synthesis GTPase MnmE has translation MKLNDTIVALATPSGAGAIAIIRVSGPDALEIVAPLFKAKSKKDLAKQPTHTLHLGNVMDGERTIDEVLASVFRAPKSYTGEETVELSCHGSPYIQQEIIQLLIRKSCRSAEAGEFTLRAFLNAKMDLSQAEAVADLINSENAASHQMAMQQMRGGFSNEIQKLREELLNFASLIELELDFAEEDVEFANRDQFKDLVSKIQTVLKRLLDSFATGNVLKNGIPVAIVGEPNVGKSTLLNALLNEERAIVSEIAGTTRDTIEDEMSIGGVGFRFIDTAGIRETKDVVESIGIKKTFEKISQAQVVVYLVDSSQIAVNRERLQQVRIEIEKIKNKFPQKPLLIIANKTDRLADEEIHNLKTKLEEISSHAERAQFLLLSAKTNLGVEELKEKLLEYVNTGALRNSDTIVTNSRHYAALLKALEEINKVEEGLNADLSGDLLAIDIRQALHHFGEITGEITNDDLLGNIFANFCIGK, from the coding sequence ATGAAATTGAATGATACTATTGTTGCCCTTGCTACTCCTTCAGGCGCCGGCGCTATTGCTATAATACGAGTTTCAGGACCTGATGCCCTGGAAATCGTTGCTCCACTTTTCAAAGCAAAAAGTAAAAAGGACCTTGCCAAGCAGCCAACACATACACTCCACCTCGGAAATGTAATGGACGGTGAGCGCACGATAGACGAAGTTTTGGCCTCAGTTTTTAGAGCTCCAAAATCTTATACCGGGGAAGAAACAGTAGAATTATCCTGTCATGGGAGTCCATATATTCAGCAGGAAATCATTCAATTATTGATAAGAAAAAGCTGTCGTTCTGCGGAAGCGGGAGAATTTACCCTTCGTGCATTCCTAAATGCAAAAATGGATCTTAGTCAGGCAGAAGCGGTGGCCGATTTGATCAATTCTGAAAATGCCGCTTCTCACCAAATGGCCATGCAACAAATGCGTGGCGGTTTTTCTAATGAAATTCAGAAATTAAGAGAGGAGTTATTAAATTTTGCTTCCCTTATAGAATTGGAACTGGATTTTGCCGAAGAAGACGTGGAATTCGCCAATAGAGATCAATTCAAGGACCTTGTTTCAAAGATACAGACGGTACTAAAAAGACTTCTGGACTCCTTTGCTACCGGGAATGTTTTGAAAAACGGAATTCCTGTTGCGATCGTTGGAGAACCAAATGTTGGAAAATCAACATTATTAAACGCTTTACTGAACGAAGAAAGAGCCATCGTTTCTGAGATCGCCGGAACAACCAGAGATACGATAGAAGATGAAATGAGTATTGGCGGCGTAGGTTTTAGATTTATAGATACCGCCGGAATTCGCGAAACCAAAGATGTGGTGGAAAGCATCGGGATCAAAAAGACCTTTGAGAAGATCAGTCAGGCGCAGGTGGTGGTTTATTTAGTTGACAGTTCTCAAATTGCGGTGAACAGAGAAAGGCTTCAGCAGGTTCGGATTGAAATAGAAAAGATCAAAAATAAATTTCCGCAGAAACCATTATTGATCATCGCTAACAAAACCGATCGTCTAGCTGATGAAGAGATTCATAATCTAAAGACCAAGCTTGAAGAAATCTCCAGTCATGCAGAGAGAGCACAATTTCTGCTATTATCGGCCAAGACCAATTTAGGCGTTGAAGAATTAAAAGAAAAGCTGCTGGAATATGTAAATACCGGTGCATTGCGTAATAGTGATACCATTGTAACCAACTCCAGGCACTACGCAGCCCTTCTAAAAGCTTTAGAGGAGATTAATAAGGTAGAAGAAGGCTTGAATGCTGATTTATCGGGAGATTTACTGGCAATTGATATTCGCCAGGCGCTGCATCATTTTGGTGAGATTACCGGTGAGATTACCAATGATGATCTGCTTGGGAATATTTTTGCGAATTTTTGTATTGGCAAGTAA
- the dnaN gene encoding DNA polymerase III subunit beta, translating to MKFIVSSNYLLKQLQILGGVINNSNTLPILDNFLFDLNNDELTVSASDLETTMSAKLKVESDSEGKIAVPAKLLLDTLKTFPEQPLTFVVEDNNTIELSSNHGKYALAYADGEEFPNPVELEDPSSTVVEADILASAISKTIFASGNDDLRPVMSGVFFQFTEDGLTFVATDAHKLVKYSREDIKANQAAEFIMPKKPLNLLKGILAGSESEVLIEYNDSNAKFTFDETQLICRLIDGKYPNYEAVIPKENPNKLTIERNQFLSSVRRVSIFSNKTTHQVRLKIAGAELNISAEDVDYSNKAEERLTCSYQGDDMQIGFNSRFLVEMLNNLTADEVMLEMSLPNRAGILTPIDGLDPGEKITMLVMPVMLNN from the coding sequence ATGAAATTTATTGTATCCAGCAACTATCTGCTGAAACAGCTACAAATACTTGGAGGGGTAATTAACAACAGTAATACGTTACCAATATTAGACAATTTCCTTTTCGACCTCAATAACGACGAACTAACGGTTTCTGCTTCAGACCTTGAAACCACGATGTCTGCAAAACTTAAGGTAGAGTCAGATTCTGAAGGTAAAATTGCAGTCCCTGCGAAATTACTTTTAGATACACTAAAGACTTTTCCGGAGCAACCGCTAACTTTTGTAGTTGAAGATAACAATACCATAGAATTAAGTTCCAACCACGGTAAATATGCGCTTGCATATGCCGATGGTGAAGAATTTCCTAATCCGGTAGAGCTTGAAGACCCAAGCAGTACGGTTGTGGAAGCCGATATTCTTGCTTCTGCAATTTCCAAGACGATTTTCGCCTCCGGAAATGATGATCTTAGACCGGTGATGAGCGGAGTTTTCTTTCAGTTTACGGAAGACGGACTTACGTTTGTGGCTACAGATGCTCATAAGCTGGTAAAATATTCCAGAGAAGATATCAAAGCGAACCAGGCTGCAGAATTTATTATGCCGAAAAAACCTTTGAACCTTCTGAAAGGAATCCTTGCCGGAAGTGAATCTGAAGTATTGATAGAATATAACGATTCTAACGCGAAGTTTACTTTTGACGAAACTCAGTTGATCTGTAGATTGATCGACGGGAAATATCCTAATTACGAGGCGGTAATTCCAAAAGAGAATCCGAATAAACTGACGATCGAAAGAAATCAGTTTTTAAGTTCAGTTAGAAGGGTTTCTATTTTCTCAAATAAAACCACGCACCAGGTACGATTAAAAATCGCCGGTGCCGAGTTGAATATTTCTGCGGAAGATGTAGATTATAGCAATAAGGCCGAAGAACGTTTAACCTGTTCTTACCAGGGAGACGATATGCAAATTGGTTTTAACTCAAGATTTCTTGTAGAAATGCTGAACAACCTGACTGCCGATGAAGTAATGCTGGAAATGAGCCTTCCAAATAGAGCGGGTATCCTAACCCCTATTGATGGTTTAGATCCTGGAGAAAAAATTACGATGCTGGTCATGCCGGTAATGCTGAATAATTAA
- a CDS encoding putative quinol monooxygenase produces the protein MFVRIVKMGFQPEKIDEFLANFEENKDKIRGFEGCQFLELYRGKDNTNQFFTYSFWEDEEALENYRNSELFKSVWAKTKVLFNEKPEAWSVDKLASLD, from the coding sequence ATGTTTGTACGTATAGTAAAAATGGGATTTCAACCGGAAAAAATTGATGAGTTTCTTGCTAATTTTGAAGAAAACAAAGACAAAATTAGAGGTTTCGAAGGTTGCCAGTTTTTAGAACTCTATCGAGGTAAAGACAATACAAACCAATTTTTCACGTATAGTTTCTGGGAAGATGAAGAAGCTTTGGAGAACTATAGAAATTCTGAACTTTTTAAAAGTGTTTGGGCTAAAACAAAGGTTTTGTTTAATGAAAAACCGGAAGCCTGGAGTGTTGATAAGTTGGCTAGTTTGGATTAG
- a CDS encoding DUF421 domain-containing protein, which yields MENWIYATAPIIIKVIISILAIFTVMIIVVRISGLRTFAKMSSFDFASTIAVGSVLASVVLSTDHSLFKGAVALAGIIGFQSIFSLLVRKSNMFKRMATNNPLLLMQNGEILYANLKSANVGEGDLIAKLREANVLDYSEVKAVILESTGDMSVLHGDGEKSLHPDLLMGVRKEG from the coding sequence ATGGAAAACTGGATTTATGCTACAGCTCCAATTATAATAAAGGTAATAATATCAATTCTGGCAATTTTTACAGTAATGATTATTGTTGTAAGGATATCGGGATTACGGACCTTTGCAAAAATGTCAAGTTTTGATTTTGCTTCTACAATTGCCGTAGGCTCCGTACTTGCTTCTGTTGTCCTTAGTACCGATCATTCCCTATTCAAAGGAGCCGTCGCTCTTGCAGGAATCATCGGCTTTCAAAGTATATTTTCATTATTGGTCAGAAAAAGTAATATGTTCAAAAGAATGGCTACTAATAACCCATTACTTTTAATGCAAAATGGAGAAATCCTTTATGCAAATTTGAAAAGTGCAAATGTTGGTGAAGGCGATTTGATTGCAAAATTAAGGGAGGCTAATGTGCTTGATTACAGCGAGGTTAAAGCAGTTATTCTTGAGAGTACAGGAGACATGTCTGTTTTGCACGGCGATGGAGAGAAGAGTCTTCATCCAGATTTATTGATGGGTGTAAGAAAAGAGGGCTAA
- a CDS encoding DUF4870 domain-containing protein, translated as MREDNQMLVMTHLSQLLDLVTGIGGFIVPLVLWLTQKDKVAGMDMHGKMILNFQISLFIYSIICIPLIFLFGLGILLIIIVGLIALILPIMNAIKVSNGEMPYYPLTIEFLK; from the coding sequence ATGAGAGAAGATAACCAAATGTTAGTCATGACACACTTAAGTCAATTATTAGACCTGGTGACTGGAATAGGAGGATTTATAGTTCCTTTAGTTCTATGGCTAACGCAAAAAGATAAAGTAGCAGGCATGGATATGCACGGAAAGATGATCCTTAATTTTCAAATAAGCCTTTTTATTTACTCTATTATATGTATTCCGCTTATTTTTCTTTTCGGTCTCGGAATACTTTTAATTATTATCGTTGGATTGATAGCCCTTATTTTACCTATTATGAATGCGATTAAGGTGAGCAATGGCGAAATGCCGTATTATCCTTTGACCATAGAATTTTTAAAATAA